One region of Clostridiales bacterium genomic DNA includes:
- the topA gene encoding type I DNA topoisomerase — MAKAKTDLVIVESPAKARTIEKYLGNHYQVVASMGHLRDLPKSTMGVDIDGDFTPQYLPVKDRADVIADLKKRAKSADTVYLATDPDREGEAISWHLKELLDLPDDKAKRVTFNEITKKVVTESIQHPREIDQDLVDAQQARRILDRIVGYKLSPLLWRKVKPGLSAGRVQSVATRIVVDRENEIRAFQPQEYWLLDALLDCGAGTFTARFYGTADKKMDVPDEATADKIIAAVSAEPFKIASVKRGEKQRSPSPPFITSTLQQEASRRLGMTPRRTMSVAQQLYEGVDITDRGTIGLITYMRTDSQRLSDEALAAAQSFIVEHYGPEYHPGKPRTYKTKAGAQDAHEAIRPTDVTLTPDRVRHDLTPEQYRLYRLIWGRFTACQMSNAVYDNVVVDAGSAGYLFRANYSEQKFAGYTAVYEEAKDEETSEVRRPLPSLKQGDAVELKNVTKEQQFTQPPARYTEATLIRAMEEKGIGRPSTYAPTISTILSRNYVVKEGRYLRPTNLGIVVTEMMEEYFRNIVDLKFTANMETDLDKIEAGKMAWKDVLREYYKDFDANLNNAEIQLEGKHLKVPDEESDEVCPNCGRKLVYKNGRFGRFLACPGYPECSFTMPIVVEMPGKCPACGGRLLKRTSRKGFAYYACERGHDCPGHGEGEGGESIQGFMTWDVPTKDYCPECGKTMFKRAGKGANKPFCINPECPNYLPPDKRGYKRKPKPADDAAEPKAESESKETKPETKKPAAKKSAAKKTAAKKPAAKKTAAKKPAAKKTTKPKKEV; from the coding sequence ATGGCAAAAGCAAAAACCGATCTGGTGATCGTCGAGTCTCCGGCGAAGGCCAGAACAATCGAAAAATATCTGGGCAATCATTATCAGGTCGTGGCCTCGATGGGCCACCTGCGTGACCTGCCCAAGAGCACCATGGGTGTGGACATTGACGGTGATTTTACGCCGCAGTACCTGCCCGTGAAAGACCGCGCGGACGTGATCGCCGACCTGAAAAAGCGCGCGAAATCGGCCGACACCGTCTATCTTGCGACCGACCCGGACCGCGAAGGAGAGGCCATTTCATGGCACCTGAAGGAGTTGCTGGATCTGCCGGATGACAAGGCCAAGCGCGTGACGTTCAACGAGATCACGAAAAAGGTCGTCACCGAGAGCATCCAGCACCCGCGCGAGATCGATCAGGATCTGGTCGACGCGCAGCAGGCACGCCGTATTCTCGACCGCATCGTGGGCTATAAGCTCAGTCCGCTGCTCTGGCGCAAGGTCAAGCCCGGCCTGTCCGCCGGCCGCGTGCAGTCGGTGGCCACGCGCATCGTGGTCGACCGCGAAAACGAGATCCGCGCCTTCCAGCCGCAGGAGTACTGGCTGCTCGACGCGCTGCTCGACTGCGGCGCGGGCACGTTCACGGCGCGCTTTTACGGCACGGCCGATAAGAAAATGGATGTCCCGGACGAGGCCACGGCCGACAAGATCATTGCCGCCGTGTCGGCCGAACCGTTCAAAATTGCGAGCGTCAAGCGCGGCGAAAAGCAGCGCAGCCCGTCGCCCCCGTTCATCACCTCGACCCTGCAGCAGGAGGCTTCCCGTCGCCTGGGCATGACGCCGCGGCGCACCATGTCGGTCGCGCAGCAGCTCTATGAGGGCGTGGACATTACCGACCGCGGCACGATCGGCCTCATCACCTATATGCGTACCGATTCGCAGCGCCTGTCCGATGAGGCGCTCGCCGCCGCGCAGTCCTTCATCGTCGAGCATTACGGCCCGGAGTACCACCCCGGTAAGCCGCGCACGTATAAGACCAAGGCCGGCGCACAGGACGCGCACGAGGCCATCCGCCCGACGGACGTCACGCTCACGCCGGATCGCGTGCGCCACGACCTTACGCCGGAGCAGTACCGGCTCTACCGGCTCATCTGGGGCCGCTTCACGGCCTGCCAGATGTCCAACGCCGTGTACGACAACGTCGTCGTGGATGCCGGCAGCGCGGGCTATCTCTTCCGCGCCAACTACTCCGAGCAGAAGTTCGCGGGCTACACCGCCGTGTATGAAGAGGCGAAGGACGAGGAGACGAGTGAAGTGCGCCGTCCGCTGCCGTCGCTCAAGCAGGGCGATGCCGTGGAGCTTAAAAACGTCACGAAGGAGCAGCAGTTCACGCAGCCGCCCGCCCGCTACACGGAGGCGACGCTCATCCGCGCCATGGAGGAAAAGGGCATCGGCCGTCCGTCCACGTACGCGCCGACGATCTCGACCATCCTCAGCCGCAACTATGTTGTCAAGGAGGGGCGCTACCTGCGCCCGACGAATCTCGGCATCGTCGTGACCGAGATGATGGAGGAGTACTTCCGCAACATCGTCGATCTGAAGTTCACCGCCAACATGGAGACGGACCTTGACAAGATCGAGGCCGGCAAGATGGCGTGGAAGGACGTGCTGCGCGAGTATTATAAAGACTTTGACGCGAACCTCAACAACGCCGAGATCCAGCTCGAGGGCAAGCATCTCAAGGTGCCGGATGAGGAGTCGGACGAGGTCTGCCCGAACTGCGGGCGCAAGCTCGTGTATAAAAACGGCCGCTTCGGCCGCTTCCTTGCCTGCCCAGGCTACCCGGAGTGCAGCTTTACGATGCCCATCGTCGTCGAGATGCCCGGCAAGTGCCCGGCCTGCGGCGGCCGTCTGCTCAAGCGCACGTCCCGCAAGGGCTTTGCCTACTACGCTTGTGAGCGCGGGCATGATTGCCCGGGACATGGCGAGGGTGAGGGCGGCGAGAGCATCCAGGGCTTCATGACCTGGGACGTGCCGACGAAGGACTATTGCCCCGAGTGCGGCAAGACCATGTTCAAACGCGCCGGCAAGGGCGCGAACAAGCCGTTTTGCATCAACCCCGAGTGCCCGAATTATCTGCCGCCCGACAAGCGCGGCTACAAGCGCAAGCCGAAACCGGCGGACGACGCGGCTGAGCCCAAGGCTGAGTCGGAGTCCAAGGAGACGAAGCCGGAGACCAAGAAGCCGGCGGCAAAAAAGTCC
- a CDS encoding DNA-protecting protein DprA, which produces MSQLQYWVWLSMRFGVRPKMKLALVEHFGTPRDVYFATEADYRVRVPLRPEELRLLLDKDMKDANRALAICDREHIRILTIQDAAYPQRLLQIYDPPLVLYVRGTLPQLDDRAAVAVVGTRSATPYGVRTARKFGFEIVRHGGIVLSGLTAGIDRSAAEGALHAGGICVGVSGTAINLDFAGAYTQEVARCGAVVSEFAPNMSVPRFGFRLRNRITSGLAVATVVVEAPEKSGALLFADDAVTQGREVFAVPGNADSRASAGSNALLKDGARPATCAWDVLSDFRRMFPGTLRENIAPAPETQAPEPPPEMGSGFAQVRRPVAEKRIDKPQSEAYIDLEAQLKSLTTEQLQIVAAIDAPGTQVDLIIEKTQLPASKVLAELTVLQIRGVVRQEPGKRFSLNIRAGTAQNHKELE; this is translated from the coding sequence ATGTCGCAGCTGCAATACTGGGTTTGGCTGTCCATGCGCTTTGGCGTGCGCCCGAAGATGAAGCTCGCGCTCGTGGAGCATTTCGGCACGCCGCGGGATGTATATTTTGCCACGGAGGCGGATTACCGTGTCCGTGTGCCGCTGCGCCCGGAGGAGCTCCGTCTGCTGCTGGATAAAGACATGAAGGATGCCAACCGCGCGCTCGCCATCTGTGACCGGGAGCATATCCGCATCCTGACGATCCAGGACGCCGCCTATCCGCAGCGCCTGCTGCAGATCTACGACCCGCCGCTCGTGCTCTACGTGCGCGGCACGCTGCCGCAGCTCGACGACCGCGCGGCCGTCGCCGTGGTCGGCACGCGCAGCGCAACGCCGTATGGCGTGCGCACCGCGCGCAAGTTCGGCTTCGAGATCGTGCGGCACGGTGGTATCGTGCTCTCCGGCCTCACCGCCGGGATCGACCGCTCGGCCGCCGAGGGCGCGCTGCACGCCGGCGGCATTTGCGTGGGCGTGTCCGGTACGGCGATCAACCTGGATTTTGCGGGTGCATACACGCAGGAGGTCGCGCGCTGCGGCGCCGTTGTGAGCGAGTTTGCGCCGAATATGTCCGTGCCGCGCTTTGGCTTCCGGCTGCGCAACCGCATCACGTCCGGTCTCGCGGTGGCGACGGTCGTGGTCGAAGCACCGGAGAAAAGCGGCGCGCTCCTGTTTGCCGACGATGCCGTCACGCAGGGCAGGGAGGTCTTTGCCGTGCCCGGCAACGCGGACTCCCGCGCCTCGGCCGGCAGCAATGCGCTGCTCAAGGACGGCGCCCGTCCGGCCACGTGCGCGTGGGATGTGCTGAGCGATTTTCGCCGCATGTTTCCCGGCACGCTGCGGGAAAATATCGCGCCCGCGCCCGAGACCCAGGCGCCTGAACCGCCGCCGGAGATGGGCAGCGGCTTTGCACAGGTGCGCCGCCCGGTCGCGGAGAAAAGGATTGACAAGCCGCAGTCGGAGGCATATATTGACCTGGAAGCGCAGCTGAAGTCGCTCACGACCGAGCAGCTGCAGATCGTCGCGGCGATCGATGCGCCCGGCACACAGGTGGACCTCATCATCGAAAAGACGCAGCTGCCGGCGAGTAAGGTGCTCGCGGAGCTGACCGTGCTGCAGATCCGCGGCGTCGTCCGGCAGGAGCCGGGCAAACGCTTTTCATTAAATATACGCGCAGGCACTGCGCAGAATCATAAGGAGTTGGAGTAG
- a CDS encoding RNA methyltransferase: MEQIRSRKNQYILHLRALARDKDVRRDAGEYVCDGEKLLREALQFGAEVTSVLWRDAAAFPLPDGAAQYTADAELVAYASPLMHSPGPVFTVRLPEMRLPQPLRHVIVLEGVQDPGNVGTVIRTANALGMDAVVLTGACADLYSPKTVRAAMGALFRQPVLTCTTDELLQLLHARGLKLYGAALTDAAQDLRCVPLSPAAVAIGSEGRGLSAQLLAQCDGQIIIPMQPGAESLNAAVAAAVVMWEIARTGM, encoded by the coding sequence ATGGAGCAGATTCGGTCGCGGAAAAATCAATATATCCTGCACCTGCGCGCGCTGGCCAGGGATAAGGATGTGCGCCGGGACGCGGGGGAGTACGTCTGCGACGGTGAAAAGCTGCTGCGCGAGGCGCTGCAGTTCGGCGCGGAGGTCACGTCCGTGCTCTGGCGCGATGCGGCGGCGTTCCCGCTGCCGGACGGCGCTGCGCAGTATACGGCCGACGCGGAGCTCGTCGCCTATGCCTCGCCGCTCATGCATTCGCCCGGCCCGGTCTTTACCGTGCGCCTCCCGGAGATGCGCCTGCCGCAGCCGCTGCGGCACGTCATCGTGCTCGAGGGCGTGCAGGATCCCGGCAACGTCGGAACGGTCATCCGCACGGCGAACGCCCTTGGCATGGATGCCGTGGTGCTCACCGGCGCGTGCGCCGATCTCTACAGCCCCAAGACCGTGCGCGCTGCGATGGGCGCGCTCTTCCGCCAGCCGGTGCTGACGTGCACGACGGACGAGCTGCTGCAGCTGCTGCATGCCCGCGGGCTGAAGCTCTACGGCGCGGCGCTGACGGATGCGGCGCAGGATCTGCGGTGCGTGCCGCTCTCGCCGGCCGCCGTGGCGATCGGCAGCGAGGGGCGCGGCCTGAGCGCGCAGCTGCTCGCACAGTGCGACGGGCAGATCATCATCCCCATGCAGCCGGGGGCGGAGTCGCTCAATGCGGCGGTGGCCGCGGCGGTCGTCATGTGGGAGATCGCCCGCACCGGGATGTGA
- a CDS encoding HD domain-containing protein, which translates to MLTLPSQVHTALDRLTAAGWEAYVVGGAVRDALRGCAAGDWDITTNAEPAQVERVFAGERLIETGLRHGTVTVLLDGLPLEITTYRVDGDYTDHRRPDAVRFTRSLREDLLRRDFTMNALAYHPRTGLVDVCGGAEDIARGVVRCVGEPGRRFQEDGLRILRALRFASVLGFQIAPETAAAIHRNRALLQYLAAERVRSELTKLLCGQNVDAVLREFSDVLAVPIPELRPMFGFAQHNPHHDRDAWLHTAAVVEHIPPEPVLRWAALLHDVGKPPCFSLGPDGVGHFYGHAAKSTELAEGILTRLRFDTAGRTRIMQLIRYHDLPIAPEAKPIRRLMNKLGVETVRQLFELHIADTCGQSAICAGRVETYRQAERVLDELLAADACFSLKDLAVNGDDLLALGLRGRAVGAALQACLDAVMDETLPNDRAALLGYAAENLQRFANS; encoded by the coding sequence ATGCTGACCCTGCCGTCACAAGTGCATACGGCGCTCGATCGTCTCACGGCGGCGGGCTGGGAGGCCTATGTCGTCGGCGGGGCTGTGCGCGACGCGCTGCGTGGCTGCGCGGCGGGGGATTGGGACATCACGACCAATGCCGAGCCCGCGCAGGTCGAGCGCGTCTTTGCCGGCGAGCGGCTCATCGAGACGGGGCTCAGGCACGGCACCGTGACCGTCCTGCTCGACGGCCTGCCGCTTGAGATCACGACCTACCGCGTCGACGGGGACTATACCGACCACCGGCGGCCGGACGCCGTGCGCTTTACGCGCAGCCTGCGCGAGGATCTGCTGCGCCGCGATTTCACGATGAACGCGCTGGCCTACCATCCGCGCACGGGGCTGGTCGACGTCTGCGGCGGGGCGGAGGACATTGCGCGCGGCGTTGTGCGCTGCGTGGGCGAGCCGGGCCGCCGCTTTCAGGAGGATGGGCTGCGCATCCTGCGCGCGCTGCGCTTTGCGTCCGTGCTCGGCTTTCAGATCGCGCCGGAGACGGCGGCGGCCATCCATCGCAATCGCGCGCTGCTGCAGTATCTCGCGGCGGAGCGCGTGCGCAGCGAGCTGACAAAGCTCCTCTGCGGGCAGAACGTGGACGCAGTGCTGCGGGAATTTTCCGATGTGCTGGCCGTCCCGATCCCGGAGCTGCGGCCGATGTTCGGCTTTGCGCAGCACAACCCGCACCATGACCGGGACGCCTGGCTGCACACGGCCGCGGTCGTGGAGCACATCCCGCCGGAGCCGGTGCTGCGCTGGGCGGCGCTGCTGCACGATGTCGGCAAGCCGCCGTGCTTTTCCCTCGGGCCGGATGGTGTCGGCCATTTTTACGGCCACGCGGCCAAGAGCACCGAGCTGGCGGAGGGCATTCTCACGCGCCTGCGCTTTGACACGGCCGGGCGCACGCGCATCATGCAGCTCATCCGCTATCACGACCTGCCCATCGCGCCGGAGGCAAAGCCCATCCGGCGGCTGATGAACAAGCTCGGCGTTGAGACCGTGCGGCAGCTTTTTGAGCTGCACATTGCCGATACCTGCGGCCAGTCGGCCATCTGTGCCGGCCGGGTGGAGACGTACCGGCAGGCGGAGCGCGTGCTCGACGAGCTGCTCGCGGCGGATGCCTGCTTCTCGCTCAAAGACCTCGCGGTCAACGGGGATGATCTGCTCGCGCTCGGCCTGCGCGGCCGGGCGGTCGGCGCGGCGCTGCAGGCGTGTCTGGACGCGGTCATGGATGAGACGCTGCCGAACGACAGGGCCGCGCTGCTGGGGTATGCGGCGGAAAATTTGCAGCGCTTTGCAAATTCCTGA
- a CDS encoding HD domain-containing protein: MEFNKPIADMLPGMDVEGFYILRAAALKTTNNGKPFLSGTICDRTGSVEIKIWNYSGPIGARPDDTGRVVKIRGSVSEYRGALQISVHRIRMAEAADDYDTALLVPTAPIDADAALADVQRLVASITDADYRSVAETMLARHLDAFRRIPAGKSVHHSFLSGLLMHTYNMLRTADFLAGLYPEVIDRSLLLTGTLLHDFGKEREFAFSDLGIVTEYSTAGQLLGHLVMGAQEVADAARELGIPEEKSMLLQHLLLSHHGEPEFGAAVRPMCAEAELLSYIDLIDSRMEIYAETLPTVPAGSFSARIFALEKKIYHHN, from the coding sequence ATGGAATTCAATAAACCCATTGCGGATATGCTCCCCGGCATGGATGTCGAGGGCTTTTATATTCTGCGCGCGGCGGCGCTCAAGACGACGAACAACGGCAAACCGTTTCTCAGCGGTACGATCTGCGACCGCACGGGCAGCGTGGAGATCAAGATCTGGAACTACAGCGGCCCGATCGGCGCGCGCCCGGACGATACCGGCCGCGTCGTAAAGATCCGCGGCAGCGTCTCGGAATACCGCGGTGCGCTGCAGATCAGCGTCCACCGCATCCGTATGGCCGAAGCGGCGGACGATTATGACACGGCGCTGCTCGTGCCGACGGCGCCCATCGACGCGGACGCCGCGCTGGCGGACGTGCAGCGGCTGGTCGCCTCGATCACGGACGCGGATTACCGCAGCGTGGCCGAGACGATGCTGGCGCGGCACCTCGATGCATTCCGGCGCATTCCGGCCGGGAAGAGCGTGCACCACAGTTTCCTGTCCGGCCTTTTGATGCATACTTACAACATGCTGCGCACGGCGGATTTTCTCGCGGGCCTGTATCCGGAGGTCATTGACCGTAGCCTGCTGCTGACCGGCACGCTGCTGCACGATTTCGGCAAGGAGCGGGAGTTTGCGTTTTCCGATCTCGGCATCGTGACGGAGTACTCCACGGCCGGGCAGCTCCTTGGCCATCTGGTCATGGGGGCGCAGGAGGTCGCGGACGCCGCGCGCGAGCTTGGCATTCCCGAGGAAAAGTCCATGCTGCTGCAGCACCTGCTGCTCTCGCACCACGGCGAGCCGGAGTTCGGCGCGGCCGTGCGGCCCATGTGCGCGGAGGCGGAGCTGCTGTCATACATTGACCTCATCGACAGCCGCATGGAGATCTATGCGGAAACGCTGCCGACCGTGCCGGCCGGCAGCTTCAGTGCCCGCATTTTTGCGCTGGAAAAGAAGATCTATCACCACAACTAA
- the sdaAA gene encoding L-serine ammonia-lyase, iron-sulfur-dependent, subunit alpha, with protein MSFSSIASMLSAAQESGQPLYAVIRDADCQENGYDAAASYRQIAALWTAMQQSSRQYCASDRSNSGLIGGDAARFRAAAEAGRLLGGTYFQRVTEQALKVAECNACMKRIVAAPTAGSCGVLPAVLIPLAEERDVPEETILQALYIAAGFGQVTALRASVAGAEGGCQAEIGTASAMAAAALTHILGGTAQQCADAYAIALGNLLGLVCDPVAGLVEVPCVKRNVIGAVNAVSAANMAVAGITSRIPVDEVIDAMGEVGDALPASLRETGLGGLAATPTGRQAAERIARAEH; from the coding sequence ATGAGCTTTTCGAGCATTGCATCCATGCTTTCGGCTGCACAGGAGAGCGGGCAGCCGCTCTATGCCGTCATCCGTGATGCGGACTGTCAGGAAAACGGCTATGACGCTGCGGCGTCCTACCGCCAGATCGCGGCGCTCTGGACGGCGATGCAGCAGTCGAGCCGGCAGTACTGCGCATCCGACCGCTCCAACAGCGGGCTCATCGGCGGCGACGCGGCCAGATTCCGCGCGGCGGCGGAGGCCGGCCGCCTCCTCGGCGGGACGTATTTTCAGCGCGTGACGGAGCAGGCGCTCAAGGTGGCCGAGTGCAATGCGTGCATGAAGCGCATCGTCGCCGCGCCCACGGCGGGCAGCTGCGGCGTGCTGCCGGCGGTGCTGATCCCGTTGGCAGAGGAGCGGGACGTGCCGGAGGAGACGATCCTGCAGGCGCTGTATATCGCGGCCGGGTTCGGCCAGGTCACGGCGCTGCGCGCGAGCGTGGCCGGCGCGGAGGGCGGCTGCCAGGCGGAGATCGGCACGGCCAGCGCCATGGCGGCGGCCGCGCTGACGCACATCCTCGGTGGCACGGCGCAGCAGTGCGCGGATGCGTACGCCATCGCGCTCGGCAATCTGCTCGGCCTGGTGTGTGACCCGGTCGCGGGCCTGGTCGAGGTACCGTGTGTCAAGCGCAATGTCATCGGTGCGGTCAATGCCGTGAGCGCGGCGAATATGGCCGTCGCCGGCATCACGAGCCGCATCCCGGTCGATGAGGTCATCGATGCCATGGGCGAGGTCGGTGATGCGCTCCCGGCCAGCCTGCGCGAGACCGGCCTCGGCGGCCTTGCCGCTACGCCGACTGGCCGGCAGGCGGCCGAGCGGATCGCCCGCGCCGAACACTGA
- the sdaAB gene encoding L-serine ammonia-lyase, iron-sulfur-dependent subunit beta — MRLFDILGPVMVGPSSSHTAGAVRIGLTARKLLGDRPVHADISLHGSFALTGHGHGTDCALIAGLLGMQPDDLRIPGSFAVAAEQGLTFSFRNVQLRNAHPNTARLQLTGAKGRTLDIVAESIGGGRIRICSIDGIETNFSGEHNTLIVHNQDTPGHVAAVTAALMQRHVNIATMQLYRSEQGGYAVMILECDQPIPKDIEQWLSHIEGIQKITIFNQEEPV, encoded by the coding sequence ATGCGTTTATTTGATATTCTCGGGCCGGTCATGGTCGGCCCGTCCAGCAGCCACACGGCCGGGGCTGTGCGCATCGGCCTGACGGCCCGCAAACTGCTCGGCGACCGGCCGGTGCACGCGGACATTTCGCTGCACGGCAGCTTCGCCCTGACCGGTCATGGCCACGGCACGGACTGCGCGCTGATCGCGGGCCTGCTCGGTATGCAGCCGGACGATCTGCGCATTCCGGGCAGCTTTGCCGTCGCGGCGGAGCAGGGGCTGACGTTCTCGTTCCGGAACGTGCAGCTGCGCAACGCGCACCCGAACACCGCGCGCCTGCAGCTCACGGGCGCCAAGGGCCGCACGCTGGACATCGTGGCCGAGAGCATCGGCGGCGGGCGCATCCGCATCTGCTCCATCGACGGTATCGAGACGAACTTTTCCGGTGAGCACAACACGCTCATTGTCCACAATCAGGACACGCCCGGCCATGTCGCTGCCGTGACGGCGGCGCTCATGCAGCGGCACGTCAACATCGCCACCATGCAGCTCTACCGCAGCGAGCAGGGCGGCTACGCGGTCATGATCCTCGAGTGTGACCAGCCGATCCCGAAGGATATCGAGCAGTGGCTGTCGCACATCGAGGGCATTCAGAAGATCACGATCTTTAATCAGGAGGAACCGGTATGA
- a CDS encoding L-serine ammonia-lyase, iron-sulfur-dependent, subunit alpha produces the protein MDERIYREYVAILKEELQPAMGCTEPIAVAYCAALARRTLGALPETVEVLASANIIKNVKSVIVPNTNGQRGIAAAAAAGIVSGNADAQLQVLASLTPEQVDAVGAYLQQAAFTVRRADKDYVFDIQVRVTAGADSASVEIAGYHTNVIRIEKNGVVQFHKDYQESGSQHATDRSLLTVEHIIAFANEVDIADVQETLQRQIDYNWAIAEEGLRGDYGANIGRILLQSYGMSIHNRAKAYAAAGSDARMNGCDLPVVINSGSGNQGLTASLPVIVYAKELGVTQQMLYRALVVSNLVTIHLKTGIGSLSAYCGATAAGCGAAAGVTYLYGGQFREIAHTIVNAIAIDSGMICDGAKASCAAKIASAVEAGLLGMQMQMHESQFYGGDGIVVKGVENTIRNIGTLASEGMRETDRTIIRMMIQEH, from the coding sequence ATGGACGAGCGGATCTATCGCGAATACGTTGCGATCCTGAAAGAGGAACTGCAGCCCGCCATGGGCTGTACAGAGCCGATCGCCGTGGCTTACTGTGCGGCGCTGGCCCGCAGGACGCTCGGCGCGCTGCCGGAGACGGTCGAGGTGCTTGCGAGCGCGAACATCATCAAAAACGTCAAGAGCGTCATTGTGCCGAATACGAACGGCCAGCGCGGCATTGCGGCGGCCGCAGCGGCGGGTATCGTTTCCGGCAATGCCGACGCGCAGCTGCAGGTACTTGCGAGCCTCACGCCGGAGCAGGTGGATGCGGTGGGCGCCTATCTGCAGCAGGCTGCCTTTACCGTCCGGCGCGCGGACAAGGACTACGTGTTCGACATTCAGGTGCGCGTCACGGCGGGGGCGGACAGCGCGTCCGTCGAGATCGCGGGCTATCACACGAACGTGATCCGTATCGAGAAAAACGGCGTCGTGCAGTTTCACAAGGACTATCAGGAGTCCGGCAGCCAGCACGCCACTGACCGCAGTCTGCTGACGGTCGAGCACATCATCGCCTTTGCAAACGAGGTGGACATTGCCGACGTGCAGGAGACGCTCCAGCGGCAGATCGACTATAACTGGGCCATCGCCGAGGAGGGCCTGCGCGGGGATTACGGCGCGAACATCGGCCGTATTCTGCTGCAGTCTTACGGTATGAGCATCCACAACCGCGCCAAGGCCTACGCCGCGGCCGGGTCGGATGCACGCATGAACGGCTGCGACCTGCCGGTGGTCATCAACTCCGGCAGCGGCAACCAGGGGCTGACAGCGTCACTGCCGGTCATTGTCTATGCCAAGGAGCTGGGCGTCACGCAGCAGATGCTCTACCGCGCGCTCGTGGTGTCGAACCTCGTCACCATCCATCTGAAAACCGGCATCGGCAGCCTGTCCGCCTACTGCGGCGCTACGGCGGCCGGCTGCGGCGCGGCCGCGGGCGTGACGTATCTGTATGGCGGGCAGTTCCGTGAGATCGCGCACACCATCGTCAACGCCATCGCTATCGACTCCGGCATGATCTGCGACGGCGCGAAGGCGAGCTGCGCGGCCAAGATCGCCTCGGCAGTCGAGGCGGGTCTGCTGGGTATGCAGATGCAGATGCACGAGAGCCAGTTCTACGGCGGCGACGGCATCGTCGTCAAGGGCGTGGAGAACACGATCCGCAACATCGGCACACTTGCGAGCGAGGGCATGCGCGAGACCGACCGCACGATCATCCGCATGATGATCCAGGAGCACTGA
- a CDS encoding VanZ family protein, with protein MSRNAKILIDLAVLAAVYGIWLLPKWRRLGKRPLLVYTLMYGCLASIARFTLMPVLAALPFCFDHPYIPMHMAPFEDVILRHGDYVRQIVLNIALFVPFGVLLPLCRSCRGRRCSFWRCLLLTLALSVGIEVVQPLLHAFRSSDITDVITNTTGGVLGYALWAIVHACRKKRED; from the coding sequence ATGAGCCGAAACGCAAAAATACTCATCGACCTGGCAGTGCTTGCGGCCGTTTACGGCATCTGGCTGCTGCCGAAGTGGCGGCGGCTGGGGAAAAGACCGCTGCTCGTCTATACGCTCATGTATGGCTGCCTCGCCAGCATTGCGCGCTTCACGCTCATGCCGGTGTTGGCGGCGCTGCCGTTCTGCTTTGACCATCCGTATATCCCCATGCACATGGCGCCGTTTGAGGATGTCATTCTCCGCCATGGCGATTATGTTCGGCAGATCGTGCTGAACATCGCCCTGTTTGTCCCGTTCGGTGTGCTGCTGCCGCTGTGCCGCAGCTGCCGCGGCAGGCGGTGCAGCTTCTGGCGCTGCCTGCTGCTGACGCTGGCGCTCAGTGTCGGCATCGAGGTCGTGCAGCCGCTGCTGCACGCATTCCGCAGTTCGGACATTACGGACGTCATCACGAACACGACCGGAGGCGTGCTCGGCTATGCGCTCTGGGCGATCGTGCACGCCTGCAGGAAAAAACGTGAAGATTGA
- a CDS encoding flavodoxin, giving the protein MKKLIAYYSRAGENYFSGTHRAIAVGNTEKAARLLAELTGAELFHIEQKVPYSDDYDTCVAEARRDLRANARPELTALPERLDDYEEIYLGYPNYCGTMPMAVYTFLEHYDWQGKTIHPFCTNEGSGLSNTEQDIQRAAKGARVARGLSLRGSAVDSAKPKLEQWLRG; this is encoded by the coding sequence ATGAAAAAACTCATTGCCTATTACTCCCGCGCGGGAGAGAACTATTTTTCCGGGACGCACCGCGCCATCGCCGTCGGCAACACGGAGAAGGCGGCGCGGCTGCTCGCCGAACTCACCGGTGCGGAGCTGTTCCACATCGAGCAGAAGGTGCCGTATTCGGACGACTATGACACCTGCGTCGCCGAGGCGCGGCGCGACCTGCGCGCCAATGCCCGTCCGGAACTGACGGCGCTGCCGGAGCGTCTGGACGACTATGAAGAAATCTACCTCGGCTATCCGAACTACTGCGGTACCATGCCGATGGCGGTCTACACCTTTCTTGAGCACTATGACTGGCAGGGGAAAACCATCCATCCGTTCTGCACGAATGAGGGCAGCGGCCTGTCGAACACGGAGCAGGACATCCAGCGGGCGGCGAAGGGCGCGCGGGTCGCGCGCGGCCTGTCGCTGCGCGGCAGCGCGGTGGACAGCGCAAAACCGAAACTGGAGCAGTGGCTGCGCGGGTAA